Proteins from a single region of Catenulispora acidiphila DSM 44928:
- a CDS encoding fumarate reductase/succinate dehydrogenase flavoprotein subunit encodes MTDNTESTENAESIERHSYDVVVIGAGGAGLRAAIEARHSGKRVAIISKSLFGKAHTVMAEGGAAAAMGNVNSKDNWQVHFRDTMRGGKFLNHFRMAELHAKEAPDRIWELEAWGALFDRTKEGKISQRNFGGHEYPRLAHVGDRTGLELIRTLQQRVVALQQEDQAASGEYDGSLRVFAETTIVRLLKDEQGRIAGAVGYYRETGQFVLFEAPAVIMATGGIGRSYTVTSNSWEYTGDGHALALLAGAALVNMEFIQFHPTGMVWPPSVKGILVTESVRGDGGVLRNSEGKRFMFDYVPDVFRKQYAETEDEADRWYDDQENNRRPPELLPRDEVARSINSEVKAGRGTPNGGVYLDVSTRLPAEEIRRRLPSMYHQFKELADVDITAQPMEVGPTCHYVMGGIEVDPDTQGTKVPGLYAAGECSGGMHGSNRLGGNSLSDLLVFGRRAGLHAAEYVDGLGASGAPAVAQADVDAAVEEALAPLANPDGENPYTLHHDLQVAMNTLVGIIRKPEEVSEALTKLEDFKPRHKKVGSVGGRRFNPGWHVALDLRNMLIVSECVAKAALEREESRGGHTRDDFPAMSSKWRQVNLICSLSEDGAGIDLLHQPIPTIRPDLLGLFEMSELKKYFTDEELAVLGADSASIPGQKDTEAQAAEQTAQAEAGAQAESATSDTAAEEK; translated from the coding sequence ATGACTGACAACACCGAGAGCACCGAGAACGCGGAGAGCATCGAGCGCCACTCCTACGACGTGGTGGTGATCGGGGCCGGCGGCGCGGGACTGCGTGCCGCGATCGAGGCCCGGCACTCCGGCAAGCGCGTCGCCATCATCAGCAAGTCCCTGTTCGGCAAGGCGCACACCGTCATGGCCGAGGGCGGCGCGGCAGCCGCCATGGGCAACGTGAACTCCAAGGACAACTGGCAGGTCCACTTCCGCGACACGATGCGCGGCGGCAAGTTCCTGAACCACTTCCGGATGGCCGAGCTGCACGCCAAGGAGGCTCCCGACCGCATCTGGGAGCTGGAGGCCTGGGGCGCGCTGTTCGACCGCACCAAAGAGGGCAAGATCAGCCAGCGCAACTTCGGCGGGCACGAGTACCCGCGGCTGGCGCACGTCGGCGACCGGACCGGCCTGGAGCTGATCCGCACCCTGCAGCAGCGCGTGGTCGCGCTCCAGCAGGAGGACCAGGCCGCGAGCGGGGAGTACGACGGCAGCCTGCGCGTCTTCGCCGAGACCACGATCGTCCGGCTGCTCAAGGACGAGCAGGGCCGCATCGCCGGCGCGGTCGGCTATTACCGCGAGACCGGGCAGTTCGTGCTCTTCGAAGCGCCCGCGGTGATCATGGCCACCGGCGGCATCGGCCGCAGCTACACCGTCACCAGCAACAGCTGGGAGTACACCGGCGACGGCCACGCGCTGGCCCTGCTCGCCGGCGCCGCGCTGGTGAACATGGAGTTCATCCAGTTCCACCCGACCGGCATGGTCTGGCCGCCCTCGGTGAAGGGCATCCTGGTCACCGAGTCGGTGCGCGGCGACGGCGGCGTGCTCCGCAACAGCGAGGGCAAGCGGTTCATGTTCGACTACGTGCCGGACGTCTTCCGCAAGCAGTACGCGGAGACCGAGGACGAGGCCGACCGCTGGTACGACGACCAGGAGAACAACCGGCGCCCCCCCGAGCTGCTGCCCCGCGACGAGGTCGCGCGCTCGATCAACTCCGAGGTGAAGGCCGGCCGCGGGACCCCGAACGGCGGCGTGTACCTGGACGTCTCCACGCGTCTGCCGGCCGAGGAGATCCGCCGCCGGCTGCCCTCGATGTACCACCAGTTCAAGGAGCTGGCGGACGTCGACATCACGGCGCAGCCGATGGAGGTCGGCCCGACGTGCCACTACGTCATGGGCGGCATCGAGGTCGACCCGGACACCCAGGGCACGAAGGTTCCCGGCCTGTACGCGGCCGGCGAGTGCTCCGGCGGTATGCACGGCTCCAACCGGCTCGGCGGCAACTCGCTGTCCGACCTGCTGGTGTTCGGGCGCCGCGCGGGCCTGCACGCCGCGGAGTACGTCGACGGGCTCGGCGCGTCCGGCGCGCCGGCGGTCGCCCAGGCCGACGTGGACGCCGCCGTCGAGGAGGCGCTGGCGCCGCTGGCGAACCCGGACGGCGAGAACCCCTACACCCTGCACCACGACCTGCAGGTCGCGATGAACACGCTGGTCGGCATCATCCGCAAGCCGGAGGAGGTCAGCGAGGCGCTGACCAAGCTGGAGGACTTCAAGCCCCGGCACAAGAAGGTCGGCTCGGTCGGCGGTCGCCGCTTCAACCCCGGCTGGCACGTCGCGCTGGACCTGCGCAACATGCTGATCGTCAGCGAGTGCGTGGCCAAGGCGGCGCTGGAGCGCGAGGAGTCCCGCGGCGGCCACACCCGCGACGACTTCCCGGCGATGTCCTCGAAGTGGCGGCAGGTCAACCTGATCTGCTCGCTCAGCGAGGACGGCGCCGGCATCGACCTGTTGCACCAGCCGATCCCGACGATCCGTCCGGACCTGCTCGGGCTGTTCGAGATGTCCGAGCTGAAGAAGTACTTCACGGACGAGGAGCTGGCGGTGCTCGGCGCCGACTCCGCCTCGATCCCCGGCCAGAAGGACACCGAGGCCCAGGCCGCCGAGCAGACCGCGCAGGCCGAGGCCGGCGCCCAGGCCGAGAGCGCCACGTCCGACACCGCCGCCGAGGAGAAGTGA
- the typA gene encoding translational GTPase TypA, whose product MPTRDNIRNVAIVAHVDHGKTTLVDAMLWQSGAFGEHQHVDERAMDSNDLEREKGITILAKNTAVHYRGPQGEDVVINIIDTPGHADFGGEVERGLSMVDGVVLLVDASEGPLPQTRFVLRKALAAKMPVILLINKVDRPDSRVDEVIDETYELFMDLDATEEQIEFPIVYAIARDGKATLTKPVPGSSGNGQGGELDSENLLPLFKTILETIPAPSYTEGAPLQAHVTNLDASNFLGRIALCRVHQGEIRKGQQVAWCRHDGTIERVKVTELLMTEALERKPAESAGPGDIIAIAGIPEIMIGDTLADPEDPRPLPLITVDEPAISMTIGTNTGPLVGRGPTKGTKVTARLVKDRLDRELVGNVSLRVLPTERPDAWEVQGRGELALAILVETMRREGFELTVGKPQVVTKTIDGKLHEPVERLTIDCPEEFLGAVTQLIQGNRKGRMETMTNHGTGWVRMEFVVPSRGLIGFRTEFLTMTRGTGIAHAVFEGYEPWYGELRTRTSGSLVADRPGTATPFAMMNLQERGTMFVQPTTEVYEGMIVGENSRSDDMDVNITKEKKLTNMRSSTSDVTETLIPPRQLSLEQALEFIREDECVEVTPDTVRIRKVELNAQVRGRSRGNAAKAK is encoded by the coding sequence ATGCCCACACGCGACAACATCAGGAACGTGGCGATCGTCGCGCACGTCGACCACGGGAAGACGACGCTGGTCGACGCGATGCTGTGGCAGTCCGGCGCGTTCGGCGAACACCAGCACGTCGACGAGCGCGCCATGGACTCCAACGACCTGGAGCGCGAAAAGGGGATCACCATCCTCGCCAAGAACACCGCGGTGCACTACCGCGGTCCCCAGGGCGAGGATGTGGTGATCAACATCATCGACACCCCCGGGCACGCCGACTTCGGCGGCGAGGTCGAGCGCGGGCTGTCCATGGTGGACGGCGTCGTGCTGCTGGTGGACGCCTCCGAGGGTCCGCTGCCGCAGACCCGCTTCGTGCTGCGCAAGGCGCTGGCCGCGAAGATGCCGGTGATCCTGCTGATCAACAAGGTGGACCGGCCGGACTCCCGGGTCGACGAGGTCATCGACGAGACCTACGAGCTCTTCATGGACCTGGACGCCACCGAGGAGCAGATCGAGTTCCCGATCGTCTACGCCATCGCCCGCGACGGCAAGGCCACGCTGACCAAGCCGGTCCCCGGCTCCTCCGGCAACGGCCAGGGCGGCGAGCTGGACTCGGAGAACCTGCTGCCGCTGTTCAAGACCATCCTGGAGACCATCCCGGCGCCGTCCTACACCGAGGGCGCGCCGCTGCAGGCGCATGTGACCAACCTGGACGCGTCGAACTTCCTGGGCCGCATCGCGCTGTGCCGCGTGCACCAGGGCGAGATCCGCAAGGGCCAGCAGGTCGCCTGGTGCCGCCACGACGGCACGATCGAGCGCGTCAAGGTCACCGAGCTGCTGATGACCGAGGCGCTGGAGCGCAAGCCCGCCGAGTCCGCCGGTCCCGGCGACATCATCGCCATCGCCGGCATCCCGGAGATCATGATCGGCGACACCCTCGCCGACCCGGAGGACCCGCGTCCGCTGCCGCTGATCACCGTCGACGAGCCGGCGATCTCGATGACCATCGGCACCAACACCGGCCCGCTGGTCGGCCGCGGCCCGACCAAGGGCACCAAGGTCACCGCCCGCCTGGTGAAGGACCGCCTCGACCGCGAACTGGTCGGCAACGTCTCGCTGCGCGTGCTCCCCACCGAGCGCCCCGACGCCTGGGAGGTGCAGGGCCGCGGCGAGCTGGCGCTGGCCATCCTGGTGGAGACCATGCGCCGGGAGGGCTTCGAGCTCACCGTCGGCAAGCCGCAGGTGGTCACCAAGACCATCGACGGCAAGCTCCACGAGCCGGTCGAGCGCCTGACCATCGACTGCCCCGAGGAGTTCCTCGGCGCCGTCACCCAGCTGATCCAGGGCAACCGCAAGGGCCGCATGGAGACCATGACGAACCACGGCACCGGCTGGGTCCGCATGGAGTTCGTGGTCCCCTCCCGCGGCCTGATCGGCTTCCGCACCGAGTTCCTGACCATGACCCGCGGCACCGGCATCGCCCACGCGGTGTTCGAGGGCTACGAGCCCTGGTACGGCGAGCTCCGCACCCGCACCTCCGGCTCCCTGGTCGCCGACCGCCCCGGCACCGCCACCCCCTTCGCGATGATGAACCTCCAGGAGCGCGGCACGATGTTCGTGCAGCCCACCACCGAGGTCTACGAGGGCATGATCGTCGGTGAGAACTCGCGCTCCGACGACATGGACGTGAACATCACCAAGGAGAAGAAGCTCACGAACATGCGCTCCTCCACCTCCGACGTCACCGAGACGCTGATCCCGCCGCGCCAGCTCTCCCTGGAGCAGGCGCTGGAGTTCATCCGGGAGGACGAGTGCGTCGAGGTCACCCCGGACACCGTGCGGATCCGCAAGGTGGAGCTGAACGCGCAGGTGCGCGGGCGCTCTCGGGGGAATGCGGCGAAGGCGAAGTAG
- a CDS encoding DUF4232 domain-containing protein, with protein MPSGTWRDVPDSEGAGHVAADIAFQNTSDHTCTVSGFPAVSLLASNDHPLPTNVLKNSSASVTTVKVAPGAWIHAEMRYSPNVPGPGEPENGQCEPMTVHALAQLPGDTAWARVTLGNPTAVCEKGELQTKPFVSGQASPAGG; from the coding sequence ATGCCCTCCGGCACCTGGCGCGACGTCCCGGACAGCGAGGGCGCCGGCCATGTCGCCGCCGACATCGCCTTCCAGAACACCTCGGACCACACCTGCACGGTCTCCGGCTTCCCCGCCGTCTCCCTGCTGGCCTCCAACGACCACCCCCTCCCGACCAACGTCCTGAAGAACTCCTCCGCCTCGGTCACCACCGTCAAGGTCGCCCCCGGCGCCTGGATCCACGCCGAAATGCGCTACTCCCCCAACGTCCCGGGCCCGGGCGAACCCGAGAACGGCCAGTGCGAACCCATGACGGTCCACGCCCTGGCGCAGCTCCCCGGCGACACCGCATGGGCCCGCGTCACCCTCGGCAACCCGACCGCGGTGTGCGAGAAGGGCGAGCTGCAGACGAAGCCCTTCGTGAGCGGACAGGCGAGTCCTGCCGGAGGCTGA
- a CDS encoding protein kinase domain-containing protein, whose protein sequence is MGPLAEGDPGRVGPYTTLGRLGVGALGPLYGARSDGGRAVAVRALRPDLLAEETVKTQLAADIAAARTIPGRYAAPVLGADLDIETPWLASEYVAGVSLAKAVADHGPLPESALLALAGGLAEALAALHAAGVMHGDLRPGTVLLTPDGPRVVDYALVRAFESAAESAVEVGVPGFLAPEQALGRTVTSSADMFALGSTLFFATTGRAPFGEGRADEVKKRVAKSSPVLGKLPSALAELIRGCFQKDPNSRAQPQQVVEYVRQRAPIPPGGEWLPPAVAADVRAAVAEGLGSGSAGGAAFGAGEDANATIVVAPAVVAPSGIAPEGVAPAAPTSGAPAPAPGGQIPGYGAAQTGAMTAYGAAPAGPQPIHQTVMQQPDAAAFPPPAVAPTPTTSPTASPTTTPAPSRRNLLLALGGAVVVLGGGTAVAIGRGGSSGTTVADEPSGGPVGAVPPVTTSPAAGLGAPSKANSAPPPSLRPLPPNGPLSSPVGAAGSLQGPDAAPFWQMPGIGEVFSLAVGEDMLVVSAESGLSGYDLGFNPKWGPVNGAGVPRSGNGVVVGGVVYLIAASEGGTPTADLLAVDVKTGAQRWRAPMPQSDWQNVRVGGVLNTMVFVVGTAGPVPFLWAVDASSGRGLWQRTGMEFATLALPSNGAQILAAGAPDPDGAGTYLVLDAAAGDQLWTHPLKTSVDYGHVSLSKAAFAGGHYVLLLAGEQVGGSGGQSGDTLVGGSTTGGQPTWTTVLPEPDGDAGSLALITRSPDANSVVALSRRGVYAVDALSGRLLWQSQGTESFNIASDAGAPQFADGNVYLYDQRGSWWAVDVATGRTRWTYSVTGFDQGADPVWLAVPGGVVVAAGTTLTMIGAGG, encoded by the coding sequence ATGGGGCCGTTGGCGGAGGGGGACCCGGGGAGGGTCGGACCTTATACGACGCTGGGCCGGCTCGGTGTCGGCGCGCTGGGTCCGCTGTACGGGGCGCGCTCGGACGGCGGAAGAGCCGTCGCTGTGCGGGCCCTGCGCCCGGATCTGCTCGCCGAGGAGACGGTCAAGACGCAGCTCGCCGCGGACATCGCGGCGGCGCGCACGATACCGGGGCGCTACGCCGCGCCGGTACTCGGGGCGGATCTGGACATTGAGACGCCGTGGCTGGCGTCGGAGTACGTCGCGGGGGTGTCGCTGGCGAAGGCGGTGGCCGACCACGGACCGCTGCCGGAGTCCGCGCTGCTGGCCCTGGCAGGCGGGCTCGCCGAGGCGCTGGCGGCCTTGCACGCCGCCGGGGTGATGCACGGGGACCTGCGTCCGGGCACGGTGCTGCTGACGCCCGACGGACCGCGCGTCGTGGACTACGCGCTGGTGCGCGCGTTCGAGAGCGCGGCGGAGAGCGCGGTGGAGGTCGGTGTGCCCGGTTTCCTAGCGCCGGAACAGGCGCTGGGCCGGACGGTGACCTCGTCGGCGGACATGTTCGCGCTCGGATCGACGCTGTTCTTCGCGACGACGGGGCGCGCGCCCTTCGGCGAGGGGCGCGCCGATGAGGTGAAGAAGCGCGTTGCGAAGTCTTCGCCGGTGTTGGGGAAGCTGCCGTCGGCGTTGGCGGAGCTGATCCGCGGCTGCTTCCAGAAGGACCCGAACAGCCGGGCGCAGCCGCAGCAGGTGGTGGAGTACGTGCGGCAGCGGGCGCCGATTCCGCCGGGAGGCGAGTGGTTGCCGCCGGCGGTGGCGGCGGATGTGCGCGCGGCGGTCGCCGAAGGGCTGGGGAGCGGATCGGCCGGGGGTGCGGCGTTCGGCGCGGGGGAGGATGCGAACGCGACGATTGTGGTTGCGCCGGCTGTGGTTGCTCCATCTGGGATCGCTCCAGAAGGTGTTGCTCCGGCGGCGCCGACGAGTGGTGCGCCGGCGCCGGCGCCGGGTGGACAGATACCGGGTTATGGCGCGGCACAGACCGGCGCGATGACCGCCTACGGCGCAGCTCCCGCCGGTCCGCAGCCCATCCACCAAACTGTGATGCAGCAACCTGATGCGGCCGCGTTCCCACCTCCAGCCGTCGCTCCGACCCCCACCACGAGCCCCACTGCGAGCCCGACTACAACCCCCGCTCCCAGCCGTCGCAACCTGCTCCTCGCCCTCGGTGGCGCGGTCGTCGTCCTGGGTGGCGGCACGGCGGTGGCGATCGGGCGCGGCGGCAGCTCCGGGACCACGGTCGCCGATGAGCCTTCTGGGGGTCCCGTAGGTGCGGTGCCGCCGGTGACCACGTCTCCCGCGGCCGGGCTCGGGGCGCCGAGTAAGGCGAACAGCGCGCCGCCGCCCTCGCTGCGTCCGCTTCCGCCCAACGGTCCGCTGTCGTCGCCGGTCGGGGCGGCGGGGTCTCTGCAGGGTCCTGATGCGGCGCCCTTCTGGCAGATGCCCGGCATCGGCGAGGTCTTCTCCCTCGCGGTCGGCGAGGACATGCTCGTGGTGTCCGCCGAGAGCGGGCTGTCCGGGTACGATCTCGGCTTCAATCCGAAGTGGGGTCCCGTGAACGGCGCCGGCGTCCCGCGCTCCGGCAACGGGGTGGTGGTCGGCGGGGTCGTCTACCTGATCGCCGCCTCCGAGGGCGGTACTCCCACGGCCGATCTGCTCGCGGTGGACGTCAAGACCGGTGCTCAGAGGTGGCGTGCGCCGATGCCGCAGAGTGATTGGCAGAACGTGCGGGTCGGCGGGGTGTTGAACACCATGGTGTTCGTGGTCGGGACAGCTGGTCCCGTGCCCTTCCTGTGGGCCGTGGACGCGAGTAGCGGCCGCGGTCTGTGGCAGCGGACCGGTATGGAGTTCGCCACGTTGGCGCTGCCGTCCAACGGCGCGCAGATCCTGGCCGCCGGGGCGCCCGATCCGGATGGTGCGGGGACCTACCTGGTCCTGGACGCCGCCGCCGGCGACCAGTTGTGGACCCATCCGCTGAAGACGTCGGTGGACTACGGCCATGTGTCGCTGAGCAAGGCCGCGTTCGCCGGCGGGCACTATGTGCTCCTGCTCGCCGGGGAGCAGGTCGGAGGCAGCGGCGGGCAGAGCGGCGACACCCTGGTCGGCGGCTCGACCACCGGCGGTCAGCCCACCTGGACCACGGTGCTGCCGGAGCCGGACGGCGACGCGGGCTCGCTCGCGCTGATCACCCGGTCGCCGGACGCGAACTCCGTCGTCGCGCTCTCGCGCCGCGGGGTCTACGCCGTCGACGCGCTGTCCGGCAGGCTGCTGTGGCAGTCGCAGGGCACGGAGTCCTTCAACATCGCCTCCGACGCTGGCGCGCCGCAGTTCGCGGACGGCAACGTCTACCTCTACGACCAGCGGGGCAGCTGGTGGGCGGTGGACGTCGCCACCGGACGGACGCGCTGGACGTACTCGGTCACCGGTTTCGACCAGGGCGCGGACCCGGTGTGGCTCGCGGTTCCCGGCGGTGTCGTGGTCGCCGCCGGCACGACGCTGACGATGATCGGCGCCGGCGGGTGA
- a CDS encoding WD40 repeat domain-containing serine/threonine protein kinase has protein sequence MTEATLDGRYRLVRLLGRGGMGEVWQARDARIGRDVAVKIMTAAGLTAEASARFDREARIIGNLSGPSIVTVHDYGHDEYAGETVPYLVMELVAGRTIADRVRTQGPAAPRTALEWTRQVCEALSVAHQANVVHRDIKPSNVMVTDAGAVKVLDFGIARFVGHEHTDTGLTATGMVIGSVEYMSPEQAQGRELDARSDLYSLGCLLYFALTGRGPFEADTPMGLAVQHVSKTPEAPSLYRPGIPPAVDSLVLALMAKDPQDRPGDAWAVAERIKGLLAQRPDPTTVELPQEAAGDTKPLLNTGTTPTHVGSTNADGGLWTPAQGDTSAILADSGSGTGYSSGNGNGNGNGSGYSSGSNTELLKENRSRRWFLSGAAVVAVGGAAVGTWLAVDSGSKSPGTGSDSAGHGLGTSSGSGSPSVTPHAVGASSSASAPTSASASTSPPPPTDPVPIAKLTDQKSAVNHITFSPDSKILITAAQDNTARLYDVSNPALPKTIGVCAKHTAMVFDVAVSPDGHTLATSSHDKTLGLWDISVPDAPRLLAQLHLGDQLTGVAFSPDGTLVAVGTYGGDVLLIDVRQPTGALKQRTLSGHSTLAYSVAFSPDGKTLATSSFDKTVKLWDVRTPSAALLLGTATGHTDRVFDIAYHPGGKLLATGSGDHKLILFDVSNPAAPSVTATVPEDDEATGVAFSPDGRLVANGGGASAKVRLYDITAPASPRELAPLSGQTAYALGVAFSPDGKLLACADQDTTVLMWRF, from the coding sequence ATGACTGAGGCGACACTCGACGGCCGGTACCGGCTGGTCCGGCTGCTCGGCCGGGGCGGCATGGGCGAGGTCTGGCAGGCCCGCGACGCCCGGATCGGGCGCGACGTCGCGGTGAAGATCATGACCGCCGCCGGCCTCACCGCCGAGGCGTCGGCCCGCTTCGACCGCGAGGCCCGCATCATCGGCAACCTGTCCGGACCGTCGATCGTGACGGTGCACGACTACGGACACGACGAGTACGCCGGTGAGACCGTGCCCTACCTGGTCATGGAACTCGTCGCCGGCCGCACCATCGCCGACCGGGTCCGCACCCAGGGCCCGGCCGCCCCGCGCACCGCGCTGGAGTGGACGCGGCAGGTCTGCGAGGCGCTGAGCGTCGCGCACCAGGCGAACGTCGTGCACCGCGACATCAAGCCGAGCAACGTGATGGTGACGGACGCCGGCGCGGTGAAGGTCCTGGACTTCGGCATCGCGCGCTTCGTCGGCCACGAGCACACCGACACCGGCCTGACCGCGACCGGCATGGTCATCGGCAGCGTCGAGTACATGTCGCCGGAGCAGGCGCAGGGCAGGGAGCTCGACGCCCGCTCCGACCTGTACTCGCTGGGCTGCCTGCTGTACTTCGCGCTGACCGGCCGCGGGCCGTTCGAGGCCGACACGCCGATGGGTCTGGCGGTCCAGCACGTATCGAAGACGCCGGAGGCGCCGAGCCTCTACCGACCGGGCATCCCGCCCGCGGTGGACTCCTTGGTGCTGGCGCTGATGGCGAAGGATCCGCAGGATCGGCCGGGCGACGCTTGGGCGGTCGCGGAGCGGATCAAGGGTCTGCTGGCGCAGCGGCCGGATCCGACGACGGTCGAGCTTCCGCAGGAGGCGGCGGGCGACACCAAGCCGCTGCTGAACACCGGCACCACGCCGACGCACGTCGGCTCGACGAACGCTGACGGCGGGTTGTGGACGCCGGCACAGGGTGACACTTCTGCGATACTCGCCGATTCCGGCTCTGGCACTGGCTATAGCTCCGGCAATGGCAATGGCAATGGCAATGGCTCCGGCTACAGCTCCGGTTCTAACACCGAACTCTTGAAGGAGAACCGTTCCCGCCGCTGGTTCCTGTCGGGCGCGGCGGTCGTCGCCGTGGGCGGCGCGGCGGTGGGCACCTGGCTGGCGGTCGACAGCGGTTCGAAGTCTCCCGGCACAGGTAGCGATTCCGCGGGCCACGGCCTCGGAACGAGCTCCGGCTCCGGCTCTCCCTCCGTGACCCCTCACGCTGTGGGCGCGAGCAGTTCCGCCTCCGCTCCGACCTCTGCGTCCGCCTCCACCTCCCCTCCCCCGCCCACCGATCCGGTCCCGATCGCCAAGCTCACCGACCAGAAATCCGCGGTCAACCACATCACCTTCAGCCCGGACAGCAAGATCCTCATCACCGCCGCGCAGGACAACACGGCGCGGCTCTATGACGTGTCGAATCCCGCGCTGCCGAAGACGATCGGCGTCTGCGCCAAGCACACCGCGATGGTCTTCGACGTCGCCGTCAGCCCTGACGGGCACACGCTCGCGACCAGCTCGCACGACAAGACCCTCGGGCTGTGGGACATCAGCGTGCCCGACGCGCCGCGCCTGCTGGCCCAGCTGCACCTCGGCGACCAGCTCACCGGTGTGGCGTTCAGTCCGGACGGCACGCTCGTGGCGGTCGGGACGTACGGCGGCGACGTGCTCCTGATCGACGTGCGACAGCCGACCGGAGCCCTGAAGCAGCGGACGCTGAGCGGGCACAGCACTCTGGCTTACAGCGTGGCGTTCAGCCCGGACGGTAAGACGTTGGCGACGTCGTCCTTCGACAAGACGGTCAAGCTGTGGGACGTGCGGACCCCGTCCGCCGCGCTGCTGCTCGGCACCGCCACCGGGCACACCGACCGGGTCTTCGACATCGCCTACCACCCCGGCGGCAAACTCCTGGCCACCGGTTCCGGGGACCACAAGCTGATCCTGTTCGACGTGTCGAATCCGGCGGCGCCGTCGGTGACCGCCACCGTGCCCGAGGACGACGAGGCGACCGGCGTCGCCTTCAGCCCGGACGGCCGGCTGGTCGCCAACGGCGGCGGCGCGAGCGCGAAGGTGCGGCTGTACGACATCACCGCTCCGGCCTCGCCGCGCGAGCTCGCTCCGCTCAGCGGCCAGACGGCCTACGCGCTGGGCGTCGCCTTCAGCCCGGACGGCAAGCTGCTGGCGTGCGCCGACCAGGACACCACCGTCCTGATGTGGCGGTTTTGA